A genomic window from Flavobacterium johnsoniae includes:
- the nagB gene encoding glucosamine-6-phosphate deaminase produces MKSALEIKPDISYKSAGKFEETRFEKIHNEIFKSSIEASVIVAQEIAQLIRSKQEKNKSCVLGLATGSSPIKVYEELVRMHKEEGLSFSNVVTFNLDEYYPMTKENNQSYHYFMHEHLFNHIDIKPENINIPDGTVAIDEINQYCIDYEMNIKNAGGLDFQLLGIGRTGHVGFNEPGSHINSGTRIITLDHITRVDASSAFNGIDNVPKRAITMGVSTIMRSKRIVLMAWGQNKADIIKRTIQGDISSEVPATFLQNHPNATFVLDQSAATELTRFKTPWLVGECLWTPELKSKAIVWLCQKTKQSILKLTDRDYNNNGMSDLLAQEGSAYDMNINMFNILQHTITGWPGGKPNTDDSHRPERANPAKKRVILFSPHPDDDVISMGGTFSKLIKQGHDVHVVYQTSGNIAVSDDEALKFAEVASDFLGKNDSGINFKEVIKFLNNKSENQIDSLEVRKLKGLIRRRESYGATRYIGLKDANTHFLDLPFYETGQVKKNPLGSEDIDIVKNIIAQIKPHQVFAAGDLADPHGTHEVCLNAIFAALKELKPEPYMKDCWLWLYRGAWHEWDIHEIDMAVPLSPSEVLLKRHAILHHQSQKDRVMFQGNDSREFWVRAEDRNKNTAILYDELGLAEYEAIEAFKRFDY; encoded by the coding sequence ATGAAAAGTGCTTTAGAAATAAAACCTGATATCAGTTACAAAAGCGCGGGAAAATTTGAAGAGACTAGATTTGAGAAAATTCATAACGAAATCTTCAAAAGTTCTATAGAAGCTTCTGTAATTGTCGCTCAGGAAATTGCGCAGCTGATTAGATCAAAACAGGAGAAAAATAAATCTTGTGTTTTAGGTTTAGCAACAGGTTCTTCTCCAATAAAAGTCTACGAAGAGTTAGTGAGAATGCACAAAGAAGAAGGACTGAGTTTTAGCAATGTTGTTACTTTTAATCTGGATGAATATTATCCGATGACTAAAGAGAACAATCAGAGCTATCATTATTTCATGCATGAACATCTTTTTAATCACATTGATATCAAACCTGAAAATATTAATATTCCAGATGGTACTGTAGCGATTGACGAAATCAATCAATATTGTATTGATTATGAAATGAATATTAAAAATGCTGGTGGTCTTGATTTTCAATTACTTGGAATTGGACGTACAGGACACGTCGGTTTTAACGAACCAGGTTCTCATATTAATTCAGGTACTAGAATTATTACGTTAGATCATATCACAAGAGTCGATGCATCATCTGCTTTTAATGGTATCGATAATGTGCCGAAACGCGCTATTACAATGGGAGTTTCAACCATTATGAGATCAAAACGTATTGTTCTGATGGCTTGGGGACAAAACAAAGCAGATATCATTAAAAGAACTATTCAAGGTGATATCAGTTCTGAAGTTCCCGCTACTTTTTTACAAAATCATCCAAACGCTACTTTCGTTTTAGATCAATCTGCAGCTACCGAATTAACTCGTTTTAAAACGCCTTGGTTAGTTGGCGAATGTCTTTGGACACCAGAATTGAAAAGCAAAGCTATTGTTTGGTTGTGTCAAAAAACAAAACAATCTATTCTGAAATTAACAGACCGAGATTACAATAATAACGGAATGTCTGATCTTTTGGCACAAGAAGGTTCTGCTTATGATATGAACATCAATATGTTTAATATTTTGCAGCACACCATTACCGGATGGCCAGGAGGAAAACCGAACACAGATGATTCGCATCGTCCAGAGAGAGCAAATCCGGCGAAAAAAAGAGTTATTCTTTTTAGTCCGCATCCAGATGATGATGTAATTTCTATGGGAGGTACTTTTTCTAAATTAATCAAACAAGGTCATGATGTTCATGTTGTATATCAAACTTCAGGAAATATTGCCGTTTCTGATGATGAAGCACTAAAATTTGCAGAAGTAGCAAGTGATTTTCTTGGAAAAAATGATTCTGGTATCAATTTTAAAGAAGTAATAAAATTTCTAAATAACAAATCTGAAAATCAAATTGATTCTTTGGAAGTTAGAAAATTAAAAGGACTTATTAGAAGAAGAGAATCTTACGGGGCAACTAGATATATTGGTTTAAAAGATGCTAATACACACTTTTTAGATCTACCTTTTTATGAAACAGGGCAGGTTAAAAAGAATCCGTTAGGATCAGAAGATATTGATATTGTAAAAAATATTATTGCTCAAATAAAACCACATCAAGTCTTTGCGGCTGGAGATCTTGCAGATCCGCACGGAACACATGAAGTTTGTCTGAATGCCATATTTGCGGCTTTAAAAGAACTTAAACCAGAACCTTACATGAAAGATTGTTGGTTATGGCTTTACAGAGGCGCTTGGCACGAATGGGATATTCATGAGATTGATATGGCAGTTCCGCTAAGTCCATCAGAGGTTTTATTGAAACGTCATGCTATTTTGCATCATCAATCTCAAAAAGACCGAGTAATGTTTCAAGGAAATGATTCTCGAGAATTCTGGGTTAGAGCAGAAGACAGAAACAAAAATACAGCCATTTTATATGATGAATTAGGTTTAGCTGAATATGAAGCAATTGAAGCTTTTAAACGTTTTGATTATTAA
- a CDS encoding glycosyl hydrolase family 18 protein, whose translation MRKNKALLGILFFISSLISVYSCTSQKDAENDDVKKKTARVVGYLSTDNFYKMTSIEFCKLTHLNVAFANPDKNGNIVFSGDIDALVNYAKSVNPKIVISISLAGGVISEEQAANWSWLIDKPENRPVLIQNIMNFVELHKLDGVDVDLEWDAVTVGYSGFVLELKKSMVERKKLLTAALPNNSRFQNINAAALEAFDFINIMAYDSTGPWAPNKPGQHSSFAFAKEGIEFWNKLQNVPSEKLTLGVPFYGYNFTNPEVTSAKYSEIVAAGKQFAEQDELGKIYYNGRPTIAQKVEYVAQNTGGIMIWELAQDSFDEYSLLDVIHKKFTSLKVKTTNLCGN comes from the coding sequence ATGAGAAAAAATAAAGCCTTATTAGGCATCCTCTTTTTTATAAGTTCACTTATTTCTGTTTACAGCTGTACATCTCAAAAAGATGCAGAAAACGATGATGTTAAGAAAAAGACAGCTCGAGTTGTAGGATATTTATCTACGGATAATTTTTATAAAATGACTTCGATTGAGTTTTGTAAACTAACGCATTTGAATGTTGCGTTTGCAAACCCTGATAAAAATGGAAATATTGTTTTTTCAGGAGATATTGACGCACTAGTTAATTATGCAAAATCAGTTAATCCCAAAATTGTAATAAGCATTTCTTTAGCAGGTGGTGTCATTTCAGAAGAGCAGGCAGCAAATTGGTCATGGTTGATTGATAAGCCCGAAAATAGACCAGTTTTGATTCAAAACATTATGAATTTTGTAGAACTTCATAAGCTGGATGGCGTTGACGTAGATTTAGAATGGGATGCTGTAACAGTTGGTTATAGTGGCTTTGTTTTGGAATTGAAAAAAAGCATGGTTGAGCGTAAAAAGCTATTAACTGCCGCACTTCCAAACAATTCTCGTTTTCAAAATATAAATGCAGCTGCTTTAGAAGCTTTCGATTTTATCAATATCATGGCTTATGATTCCACTGGTCCTTGGGCACCAAACAAACCTGGTCAGCATAGTTCTTTTGCTTTTGCTAAGGAAGGAATTGAGTTTTGGAATAAACTTCAAAATGTTCCTAGCGAAAAACTGACTTTAGGTGTTCCTTTTTATGGTTATAACTTTACGAATCCAGAAGTTACAAGTGCTAAATATAGTGAAATTGTCGCAGCAGGAAAGCAATTTGCTGAACAGGATGAATTAGGTAAAATCTATTATAATGGAAGACCAACCATTGCGCAAAAAGTAGAATATGTTGCTCAAAATACAGGAGGAATTATGATTTGGGAATTAGCCCAAGATTCATTTGATGAATACTCTTTATTAGATGTTATTCATAAAAAGTTTACTTCTCTAAAAGTCAAAACTACAAATCTGTGTGGGAACTAA
- a CDS encoding SusD/RagB family nutrient-binding outer membrane lipoprotein, with the protein MKFKNILLAVLVTFATVSCTDNFDELEKDPVALSANPAGQLSFTQLCMSGDGYYQWRANLIYSGGFVQHYAGAWNVTEFGSKFKKSDDYATAIWRNGYANELKSIVDVIEKTSGKADMVNMNAVAKIMRVMIAQRITDLYGDCPYSEAGQGFSKGIVTPKYDKQEDIYNQFFAELEEAFVQLNASGGAVNGDLFYNGDISKWKKLANTMRLRLAMRISEVKPAEAEKQAKAALQNGVFESNLDNCIMKHLDYPFNDTPGALDFRGNGLSYALIGNENGDHFSSLMINFLKNNGDPRLTMLATPKTGGAAGGAPLPGEDLYIGNTPGLFQWEMQGGSNAISGIQPYLKLRTTPFLHVSYSESQLLLAEAAYRGWVTGTAADYYRKGVEAGIKQLEIYGATPATPAAINTYLTAKPLVAGSEKQQIATQLWVTYLFNSIEAYSNWRRTGFPQLLPITNPDSETNGVTPKRLYYPNDEMQKNGVNYTEALSRMGGTNDWLNRVWWDVN; encoded by the coding sequence ATGAAATTTAAAAATATATTATTAGCAGTACTTGTAACTTTTGCTACGGTAAGCTGTACAGACAATTTTGACGAACTGGAAAAAGATCCAGTTGCGTTATCTGCAAATCCTGCAGGACAGCTTTCATTTACTCAATTGTGTATGTCTGGTGACGGATACTACCAATGGAGAGCCAATTTGATCTATTCTGGAGGGTTTGTGCAACATTATGCAGGAGCGTGGAATGTAACAGAATTTGGAAGCAAGTTTAAGAAAAGCGATGACTACGCAACAGCAATATGGAGAAATGGATATGCTAACGAATTAAAAAGTATCGTAGACGTTATTGAAAAAACTAGCGGAAAAGCAGACATGGTAAATATGAATGCTGTGGCTAAAATTATGAGAGTTATGATTGCACAGCGTATTACCGATTTATATGGTGATTGCCCTTATTCAGAAGCTGGTCAAGGTTTCTCTAAAGGAATTGTAACTCCAAAGTATGATAAACAAGAGGATATTTACAATCAATTCTTTGCTGAATTAGAAGAAGCTTTTGTACAATTAAATGCAAGTGGTGGTGCAGTAAATGGAGACTTATTTTATAATGGAGATATTTCAAAATGGAAAAAACTTGCTAATACAATGCGTTTGCGTTTAGCAATGAGAATTTCAGAAGTAAAACCAGCTGAAGCTGAAAAACAAGCAAAAGCAGCGTTACAAAATGGAGTTTTCGAAAGTAATCTTGATAACTGTATCATGAAACATTTAGATTATCCTTTTAATGATACTCCTGGAGCACTTGATTTTAGAGGGAATGGTCTTTCTTATGCACTTATAGGAAACGAAAATGGTGACCATTTTAGTAGTTTAATGATTAATTTCTTGAAAAATAACGGAGATCCAAGATTAACTATGCTTGCAACTCCAAAAACCGGTGGAGCAGCTGGTGGAGCTCCTCTTCCTGGTGAAGATTTGTATATAGGAAATACTCCAGGACTTTTTCAATGGGAAATGCAGGGAGGTTCAAATGCAATATCTGGAATCCAGCCTTATTTGAAATTAAGAACTACGCCATTTTTACATGTTAGCTATTCAGAGTCACAATTATTATTGGCTGAAGCGGCATACAGAGGATGGGTAACTGGTACAGCGGCAGATTACTACAGAAAAGGTGTTGAAGCAGGTATTAAACAATTAGAAATTTATGGTGCTACACCAGCAACTCCAGCAGCTATTAATACTTATTTGACTGCTAAACCTTTAGTTGCAGGCTCTGAAAAACAACAAATTGCAACACAGCTTTGGGTTACTTATTTATTTAACAGTATTGAAGCATATTCAAACTGGAGAAGAACAGGTTTCCCTCAATTGTTGCCAATTACAAATCCAGATTCTGAAACTAATGGTGTTACGCCAAAACGTTTATACTATCCAAATGATGAAATGCAAAAGAATGGTGTTAACTATACAGAAGCTTTATCTAGAATGGGAGGAACAAACGACTGGTTGAATAGAGTGTGGTGGGATGTAAACTAA
- a CDS encoding SusC/RagA family TonB-linked outer membrane protein: protein MKKIFLIFMIVFTAQIMFAQVKTVKGLVTDQKGLPLPGVTVLIKGTNKASQSDYDGLYTIQASKNDVLLFSYIGFKSQSVTVTDGTQFNVTLSEDAQNLNEVVVTALGIKRQKKELGYAVQDVKGDQLNKVITTNVATALSGKVAGVDVSIPATGVGGSTRVIIRGISSIGESNQPLYIVDGVPIDNSGLNNDQAATSKWFDGRDSGDGISSINPNNIESLTVLKGAAAAALYGSRALNGVILITTKKGSKGALKVELNSGVSFDRVNAKYSDYQTEYGSGSNGLLPDPARPTEIYSYTTSAWGPKFSETVGQQSIIFDGSMKPYARVKNNIQDFFRTGVTMTNGVSLSSGSDNAFVRFGYNNLKNDDVIPNTGLERNDASLNATLKSEKFTLDANVNYMVENTNNRPGLGDSPNNVGYALSGLAPNIDQAWLKNSQNPATGDMYQWNNNVYSLNPYWIVDQNHNATKKNRFMGNVTGTYQLKKWMGLTLRTGLDTYTFDSKDFMEGGNTWPGRDNGYLGIEGIKVSEMNTDFIATFSDIKLAQDFTFSGILGAGRRDFRREQNSRFATNIIEPGTEYISNFSNQTENAPVETKTRTNSVYGSAKFDYKGYLYAEFTGRNDWFSVINKDAFYPAASMGFIFSDALGLQSDTFSYGKLRGSWAQVSNAPGAYKNALNYTTYSSYNGGSVVNIKNTSAPNPNLTYQSKTGVEFGLETAFFKNRLRADITVYREDTSDQTIDLPSSATSGYEFISVNAGKLRNEGIEVFLSGTPIKTKDFEWGIDLNFSRNKNSIVSLHPDIDTYTISEARWAGAAIVAQVGGQYGTIMGKDFLRTPSGEKIVGANGMPLFTDNKVALGKGLPDWAAGLTNRFSYKGITLQFLIDMKFGMDVYSMTNALAAQKGLLDITTEGRDAYNEARAQAVANDPNFSQSTWIPTAGYVVQGVVNTGTAENPNYVQNTRPVNPQDYWSTVFNNTPAPFVYDASYVKLRELSLGYTIPGSVFAGSKISSIYISAFARNLLTFNKDLPNVDPESMYTSGNGQGFEYGSLPFRRSYGFNLKVAF, encoded by the coding sequence ATGAAAAAAATTTTCTTAATCTTTATGATTGTTTTTACGGCGCAAATTATGTTTGCTCAGGTAAAAACTGTCAAAGGTTTGGTAACAGACCAGAAAGGTTTGCCTTTACCAGGCGTGACGGTTCTCATTAAAGGAACAAACAAGGCAAGTCAAAGTGATTATGATGGATTGTACACAATTCAGGCATCAAAAAATGATGTTTTGTTGTTTTCGTACATTGGATTTAAATCTCAGTCGGTTACTGTAACCGATGGTACACAATTTAATGTTACTCTTTCGGAAGATGCACAGAATCTTAATGAAGTTGTTGTAACGGCACTTGGTATTAAGAGACAAAAGAAAGAGTTAGGTTATGCAGTTCAGGATGTTAAGGGAGACCAGTTGAACAAGGTAATTACAACGAATGTTGCAACAGCACTTTCTGGTAAAGTTGCCGGTGTTGACGTATCTATTCCTGCTACAGGTGTTGGAGGAAGTACTCGTGTTATTATTAGAGGTATTTCTAGTATTGGTGAGAGCAATCAGCCTCTTTATATTGTTGATGGTGTGCCGATTGATAACTCTGGATTGAATAATGATCAAGCTGCAACAAGTAAATGGTTTGACGGTAGAGATAGTGGAGATGGAATTTCTAGTATCAACCCGAACAACATTGAAAGTTTAACGGTTCTTAAAGGAGCTGCTGCTGCTGCATTATATGGTTCTAGAGCGTTAAATGGTGTAATCTTGATTACGACTAAAAAAGGTAGTAAAGGAGCATTAAAAGTTGAGCTTAATAGTGGTGTAAGTTTTGACCGTGTAAATGCTAAATATTCTGATTATCAAACAGAATATGGTTCAGGATCTAATGGACTTTTGCCAGATCCAGCAAGACCTACAGAAATTTATAGTTATACAACAAGTGCATGGGGACCTAAATTTTCTGAAACTGTAGGACAGCAATCAATAATATTTGATGGTTCTATGAAACCTTATGCAAGAGTTAAAAACAATATTCAAGACTTTTTTAGAACTGGAGTTACAATGACAAATGGTGTCTCTTTATCTTCAGGAAGTGACAATGCATTTGTACGTTTTGGATACAATAACTTAAAAAATGATGACGTAATTCCTAATACAGGGTTAGAAAGAAATGATGCAAGTTTAAATGCGACATTAAAATCTGAAAAATTCACTTTAGATGCTAATGTAAACTACATGGTCGAAAATACTAATAATAGACCAGGGTTAGGAGATTCTCCAAATAACGTTGGATATGCTTTAAGTGGTTTGGCACCAAATATTGATCAGGCATGGTTAAAAAATTCTCAAAATCCTGCAACTGGTGATATGTATCAATGGAACAATAATGTTTACTCATTGAATCCTTATTGGATTGTAGATCAAAATCATAATGCGACTAAGAAAAACCGTTTTATGGGTAATGTTACTGGAACATACCAATTAAAAAAATGGATGGGTTTAACTCTTAGAACTGGTTTAGATACTTATACTTTTGATTCTAAAGATTTTATGGAAGGTGGAAACACTTGGCCAGGAAGAGACAATGGATATTTAGGTATAGAAGGAATTAAAGTTTCTGAAATGAATACAGATTTCATTGCTACTTTCAGTGATATCAAATTAGCGCAAGATTTTACTTTCTCTGGAATTTTGGGTGCTGGTAGAAGAGATTTTAGAAGAGAACAAAACTCTAGATTTGCAACGAATATTATTGAGCCAGGAACTGAATATATTAGTAATTTCTCTAATCAAACAGAAAATGCTCCAGTAGAAACAAAAACAAGAACTAACTCTGTTTACGGTTCTGCAAAATTTGATTACAAAGGATATTTATATGCTGAATTTACAGGTAGAAATGACTGGTTTAGTGTAATTAATAAAGATGCTTTTTATCCAGCAGCTTCTATGGGATTCATATTCTCTGATGCACTTGGACTTCAAAGCGATACGTTCTCTTATGGTAAATTAAGAGGTTCTTGGGCACAAGTTTCAAATGCTCCAGGCGCTTATAAAAATGCATTAAACTATACAACTTATTCTTCTTACAACGGAGGAAGTGTTGTAAACATTAAAAATACTTCTGCACCAAATCCAAATTTAACATACCAATCTAAAACTGGAGTTGAATTTGGTCTTGAAACGGCTTTCTTCAAAAACAGATTAAGAGCAGATATTACAGTTTATCGTGAAGATACTTCAGATCAAACTATTGATTTGCCTTCATCTGCAACATCTGGATATGAATTTATCTCTGTAAACGCTGGAAAGTTACGTAACGAAGGTATCGAGGTGTTTTTATCTGGTACGCCAATCAAAACGAAAGATTTTGAATGGGGAATTGATTTGAACTTCTCTAGAAACAAAAACTCAATTGTTTCTTTACATCCAGATATTGATACTTATACTATTTCTGAAGCTCGTTGGGCTGGTGCGGCAATTGTGGCACAAGTTGGAGGTCAATATGGTACAATTATGGGGAAAGATTTCTTAAGAACTCCATCTGGAGAAAAAATAGTAGGAGCAAACGGTATGCCTCTATTTACAGATAATAAAGTTGCTTTAGGAAAAGGTCTTCCTGACTGGGCAGCAGGTTTAACAAACCGTTTTTCTTATAAAGGAATTACACTTCAATTCTTAATTGATATGAAATTTGGAATGGATGTGTATTCTATGACAAATGCACTTGCAGCTCAAAAAGGTCTTTTGGATATTACAACAGAAGGAAGAGATGCTTACAACGAAGCAAGAGCTCAAGCTGTTGCAAATGATCCAAACTTTAGCCAGTCAACATGGATTCCTACAGCTGGTTATGTAGTGCAAGGAGTTGTAAATACAGGTACTGCAGAAAATCCAAATTATGTGCAAAATACAAGACCAGTAAATCCTCAAGATTATTGGAGTACTGTTTTCAACAACACACCAGCACCGTTTGTTTATGATGCATCTTACGTAAAACTTAGAGAGCTAAGTTTAGGATATACAATTCCAGGAAGTGTTTTCGCTGGATCAAAAATTAGTTCAATTTATATCTCAGCATTTGCTAGAAATTTATTGACTTTTAATAAAGATTTACCAAACGTTGATCCTGAATCTATGTATACTTCAGGTAATGGACAAGGGTTTGAGTATGGTTCTTTACCATTTAGAAGATCGTATGGTTTTAATCTTAAAGTTGCATTCTAA
- a CDS encoding sensor histidine kinase, producing MKEIKKVKFDIKLRNHIWFWGVYFTLNFLRWGAYFNDYPYAFKSNLIEFSLVIPLVYLNLFVLVPKYVLKQKYITYTFLLLLSLFAIYLAKTALTYYIISENIWPEANREYHPFEINHIVAVCIGELYVLAMASSVYLTLTWLRERERNRSLRENQFKIKLKYLENQIQPHFFFNTLNNLYALSLESSKKVPDVIIKLSNLMEYVLYDVKGTKFVPLLKEIDYIQNYIEIEKLRFANVDVTINLESNIEDVVVPPLIFISLVENAFKHGGVNNKNLKIKINCKVLDNKMLDFEILNNFVISQNDNSKRGIGLVNTKKRLKLIYRNNFSLKQKTKLNFYITRLQIPTHNED from the coding sequence TTGAAAGAAATTAAGAAAGTTAAATTCGACATTAAACTTCGAAATCACATATGGTTTTGGGGAGTTTATTTTACTTTAAACTTTTTAAGATGGGGAGCTTATTTTAATGATTATCCTTATGCTTTTAAATCTAACCTAATTGAATTTTCATTAGTTATACCTTTAGTATATCTTAATTTATTTGTTTTAGTTCCGAAGTATGTATTGAAACAAAAATATATTACTTATACATTTTTACTGCTTCTAAGTTTATTTGCCATTTATTTAGCTAAAACCGCACTTACCTATTATATAATTAGTGAAAACATTTGGCCTGAAGCAAATCGAGAATACCATCCTTTTGAAATTAATCATATTGTTGCCGTTTGTATTGGAGAATTATACGTTTTGGCAATGGCATCTTCGGTTTATTTGACATTAACTTGGCTTCGTGAACGCGAAAGAAACAGATCTTTAAGAGAAAATCAGTTTAAGATCAAACTAAAATATCTCGAAAACCAGATTCAGCCACATTTCTTTTTCAATACTTTAAATAATTTATACGCTTTATCACTAGAATCTTCTAAGAAAGTTCCTGATGTAATTATCAAACTTTCAAACTTAATGGAATATGTATTGTATGATGTAAAAGGAACTAAGTTTGTGCCTTTGCTGAAAGAAATCGATTATATTCAGAATTATATTGAAATCGAAAAACTGCGTTTTGCAAATGTAGATGTGACGATAAATCTAGAATCAAATATTGAAGACGTTGTTGTGCCACCGCTTATTTTTATTTCTTTGGTAGAAAACGCCTTTAAACATGGTGGCGTGAACAACAAAAATTTGAAGATTAAAATTAACTGCAAAGTCTTAGACAATAAAATGCTTGACTTTGAAATCTTAAATAATTTTGTAATTTCACAAAATGATAATTCAAAAAGAGGAATTGGCTTAGTCAATACAAAAAAGAGATTAAAGCTCATTTATAGAAATAATTTCAGTCTTAAGCAAAAAACCAAACTAAATTTCTACATAACAAGATTACAAATACCTACTCATAATGAAGATTAA
- a CDS encoding LytR/AlgR family response regulator transcription factor: protein MKIKCVLIDDEPLAIKVLENYFTNFTDFEVIATFNNSLEALDFINSTSVDAVFLDINMPMMTGFELISLIESKTKVIITTAFREFAAESYDLDVLDYLVKPIPLPRFIKCINKITTEYNLKNNIKVETAKGDSHIFIKVDKKMMKINIEEILFVEGMKEYIKVVTPDKTYITHKSLTSLSEELPADKFLRIHKSYVIALNKVKSIEGNRVQIQSYNIPIGRNYSKEVKNKILE, encoded by the coding sequence ATGAAGATTAAATGCGTGTTAATTGATGATGAGCCATTAGCAATCAAGGTTCTGGAAAATTATTTTACCAATTTTACAGACTTTGAAGTAATAGCAACATTCAACAATTCTTTAGAGGCGCTAGATTTTATCAACAGTACCTCTGTCGATGCTGTCTTTTTAGACATCAACATGCCGATGATGACCGGTTTTGAACTTATCAGTCTAATTGAAAGCAAAACTAAAGTAATTATAACAACTGCATTTAGAGAATTTGCGGCAGAAAGTTATGATCTTGATGTTTTGGATTATTTAGTAAAACCGATTCCGCTTCCTAGATTTATAAAATGCATTAATAAAATCACAACCGAATACAATCTTAAAAACAATATTAAAGTTGAAACCGCAAAAGGCGATTCACATATTTTCATTAAAGTAGATAAAAAGATGATGAAAATTAATATTGAAGAAATTCTGTTTGTTGAAGGAATGAAAGAATATATCAAAGTTGTCACTCCAGACAAAACCTATATTACCCATAAATCTCTTACATCTTTATCAGAAGAATTGCCTGCAGATAAGTTCCTGAGAATACATAAATCATATGTAATTGCACTAAATAAGGTAAAATCAATAGAAGGAAACCGTGTTCAAATACAATCTTACAACATTCCGATAGGTAGAAACTACAGTAAAGAGGTCAAAAATAAAATATTAGAATAA
- a CDS encoding MFS transporter, with the protein MSSENVQTKWGQFISLIIVFFFWGFVGSANDILIPVFKKVFTLSQVQSQLVAWAFYAAYFVGSIIFFLVSLKLDVLQKFGYKRTLSAGLLLSAVGSFLFIPAATMESFPFFLTALFTVGLGFSIQQIVANPLAIKMGSPNTGAHRLTLAGGINSFGTTIGAILLGIALFGMGDNKKTALSLEDIKLPFIILGLAFIIVAVFMNFSKIEDPEKEEEAVIKDKHSKFNIMDYPQLYLGMLGIFIYVGTEVTIISNLPALLHTSEFGNVLEDAIAPFIALYWGSLMIGRWNGGVNVFNTSNLVNTALKFIVPAAAFGVIIGANIFAAHDVSSFYIYPLWILLFIAVSFVGGKNAGKTLMLFGASGLLMMVLGLVWPNPEIAKFFFISGGLFLSIMWPSIFDLAIAGLGKNTGKASSFLIMMILGGGVIPLVQGSICDFDISHPGGIFGITWTHFSYIVPLLGFAYLGFYGFYCPKILKKQGISHVESEGGGH; encoded by the coding sequence ATGAGTTCAGAAAATGTGCAAACCAAATGGGGGCAATTTATCTCGTTGATAATCGTCTTTTTCTTTTGGGGTTTTGTTGGTTCTGCCAACGACATCCTGATTCCAGTATTCAAAAAAGTATTTACTTTATCGCAAGTACAATCACAATTAGTAGCGTGGGCATTTTATGCTGCGTATTTTGTAGGATCGATAATCTTCTTTTTAGTTTCTTTAAAGCTTGACGTACTCCAAAAGTTCGGCTACAAAAGAACACTTTCAGCTGGTTTACTTCTTTCTGCTGTTGGATCGTTTTTATTCATTCCAGCTGCAACTATGGAAAGTTTCCCTTTCTTTTTAACCGCTTTGTTTACTGTTGGTTTAGGTTTCTCTATTCAGCAAATTGTAGCAAATCCATTAGCAATTAAAATGGGAAGCCCGAACACTGGGGCGCACCGTTTAACACTTGCTGGAGGTATCAACTCTTTCGGAACAACAATTGGTGCGATCTTATTAGGTATCGCTTTATTCGGAATGGGTGACAATAAAAAAACTGCTCTTTCATTAGAAGATATTAAATTGCCATTTATTATTCTTGGACTTGCTTTTATCATTGTTGCAGTTTTCATGAATTTCTCTAAAATTGAAGATCCAGAAAAAGAAGAAGAAGCTGTAATTAAAGACAAACACAGTAAATTCAACATTATGGATTACCCACAATTATACCTTGGTATGTTAGGGATTTTCATTTATGTAGGAACAGAAGTAACTATCATCAGTAATTTACCAGCTTTATTACACACTAGCGAGTTTGGTAATGTATTAGAAGATGCAATCGCTCCATTTATCGCCCTTTATTGGGGAAGTTTAATGATTGGACGTTGGAATGGTGGTGTAAACGTATTTAACACTTCAAACCTAGTAAATACAGCTTTAAAATTCATTGTACCAGCTGCTGCATTCGGAGTAATTATCGGTGCTAATATTTTTGCTGCCCATGACGTTTCTTCATTCTACATTTACCCTCTTTGGATTTTATTGTTCATTGCAGTAAGTTTCGTTGGAGGTAAAAATGCTGGAAAAACGTTAATGCTTTTCGGAGCTTCAGGATTATTAATGATGGTTTTAGGTTTAGTTTGGCCAAATCCAGAAATTGCTAAATTCTTCTTTATCTCAGGAGGTTTATTCTTATCTATTATGTGGCCTTCTATCTTCGATTTAGCGATTGCAGGTTTAGGAAAAAACACAGGAAAAGCATCTTCTTTTTTAATTATGATGATTCTTGGAGGTGGAGTTATTCCATTGGTTCAAGGAAGTATCTGCGATTTTGATATTTCTCATCCAGGTGGAATCTTCGGAATTACATGGACACATTTCTCTTACATTGTTCCACTTTTAGGTTTTGCTTATTTAGGATTTTACGGTTTCTATTGCCCAAAAATCCTTAAAAAACAAGGAATCAGCCACGTAGAAAGCGAAGGCGGCGGACACTAA